Proteins encoded by one window of Streptomyces sp. NBC_01477:
- a CDS encoding transglutaminase-like domain-containing protein, whose product MNPPAPEPVPERFAAAAREERPDLAELCLLIGARADPALDGAAADAAQIELDRLAGLLPHGLATPMDWAAALHRVLGAEHGFHGAPGDYQRLSSSLLQEVLRRRRGLPILLSVVWIEVARRAGAPVYGVALPGHFAVGLGDPDGPHVLVDPFHGGRVMSHADAEILAAGADVFTPADPLDVVQRILNNIRAWAAPRPEHRPVQLWTLDLTLLLPRHPAKLRYERAQLLVMMGDFLGGAAEMESYADVIGAFDPESAGVIRTKARAARAHLN is encoded by the coding sequence ATGAACCCACCTGCGCCCGAACCCGTACCCGAACGGTTCGCCGCCGCGGCCCGGGAGGAGCGGCCCGACCTGGCGGAGCTGTGCCTGCTCATCGGGGCCCGCGCCGACCCGGCGCTGGACGGCGCCGCCGCCGACGCCGCGCAGATCGAACTCGACCGGCTCGCCGGGCTGCTCCCGCACGGCCTGGCCACCCCGATGGACTGGGCCGCGGCCCTGCACCGCGTGCTGGGCGCCGAGCACGGCTTCCACGGCGCCCCCGGCGACTACCAGCGGCTGTCCTCCTCCCTGCTCCAGGAAGTGCTGCGGCGCCGCCGGGGCCTGCCGATCCTGCTGTCGGTGGTGTGGATCGAGGTCGCCCGCCGCGCCGGCGCCCCCGTCTACGGTGTCGCCCTGCCCGGCCACTTCGCCGTCGGCCTCGGCGACCCCGACGGCCCGCACGTGCTGGTCGACCCCTTCCACGGGGGCCGCGTCATGTCCCACGCCGACGCGGAGATCCTCGCGGCGGGCGCCGACGTCTTCACCCCGGCCGACCCGCTGGACGTCGTCCAGCGCATCCTGAACAACATCCGCGCCTGGGCCGCGCCCCGCCCCGAACACCGCCCGGTCCAGCTCTGGACCCTCGACCTGACGCTGCTCCTCCCCCGCCACCCCGCCAAGTTGCGCTACGAGCGCGCGCAACTGCTGGTCATGATGGGTGACTTCCTCGGCGGGGCCGCGGAGATGGAGTCCTACGCCGATGTCATCGGCGCCTTCGACCCGGAGTCCGCCGGGGTCATCCGCACCAAGGCGCGGGCCGCGCGGGCGCACCTCAACTGA
- a CDS encoding response regulator transcription factor, translating to MTDAPPVRVLLADDQSMVREALATLLGLEDDIEVVAQVARGDEVVDAARAYTPDVALLDIEMPGMTGIEAAALLRTACPRVKVVIVTTFGRPGYLRRAMESGAAAFLVKDAPAAQLAEAVRRVLRGERVIDPTLAAAALAEGADPLTARERDVLTAVADGSVNAEAAGRLGLSEGTVRNYLSTAIQKTGARNRAEAVRIAREKGWL from the coding sequence ATGACCGACGCGCCACCCGTGAGGGTGCTACTCGCCGACGACCAGTCGATGGTCAGGGAGGCGCTGGCGACACTGCTCGGGCTGGAGGACGACATCGAGGTCGTCGCGCAGGTGGCCAGGGGCGACGAGGTCGTGGACGCGGCCAGGGCGTACACCCCGGATGTGGCGCTGCTGGACATCGAGATGCCCGGGATGACCGGGATCGAGGCGGCGGCGCTGCTGCGTACGGCGTGCCCGCGGGTGAAGGTCGTGATCGTGACGACCTTCGGGCGGCCCGGGTATCTGCGCCGGGCGATGGAGTCGGGAGCCGCGGCCTTCCTCGTCAAGGACGCGCCGGCCGCGCAACTCGCCGAGGCGGTGCGGCGGGTGCTGCGGGGGGAGCGGGTGATCGACCCGACGCTGGCCGCCGCGGCGCTGGCCGAAGGGGCGGACCCGCTGACCGCGCGGGAGCGGGACGTGCTGACGGCGGTGGCGGACGGCAGCGTCAACGCCGAGGCCGCCGGGCGGCTCGGCCTGTCGGAGGGGACGGTACGCAACTACCTGTCCACCGCGATCCAGAAGACCGGCGCCCGCAACCGCGCGGAGGCGGTCCGTATCGCCCGTGAGAAGGGCTGGCTCTAG
- a CDS encoding nuclear transport factor 2 family protein, with protein sequence MTHAPLPIAVAAALEAANAGAIEDFLAAFTDDGAVDDWGREFRGHDAIRGWSDAEFIGKQVRVDVTGCRTEGDTTTVSAQVGGNGFNGPSDFAFTVRGNRVALMRITG encoded by the coding sequence ATGACGCACGCACCCCTGCCCATCGCCGTCGCGGCAGCGCTGGAAGCCGCGAACGCCGGGGCCATCGAAGACTTCCTCGCCGCCTTCACCGACGACGGCGCCGTCGACGACTGGGGCCGCGAATTCCGCGGCCACGACGCGATCCGCGGCTGGAGCGACGCCGAATTCATCGGCAAACAGGTCCGGGTGGACGTGACCGGCTGCCGTACCGAGGGCGACACGACCACCGTGAGCGCTCAGGTCGGCGGCAACGGCTTCAACGGCCCGTCCGACTTCGCCTTCACCGTCCGCGGCAACCGGGTCGCCCTGATGCGTATCACCGGGTGA